One Sodalinema gerasimenkoae IPPAS B-353 DNA segment encodes these proteins:
- the isiD gene encoding protein IsiD — MTTITVSRDDLAAVTEDQVKLLANRLDADDYGNPFEGLEDWHLLRAIAFERPELVEPYSYLLEFEDCDES; from the coding sequence ATGACCACGATTACAGTGTCTCGGGACGATTTAGCGGCTGTCACAGAAGATCAGGTGAAGCTGTTAGCCAATCGACTTGATGCCGATGATTACGGCAATCCATTTGAAGGACTCGAAGACTGGCACTTGCTGCGGGCGATCGCTTTTGAGCGTCCAGAACTCGTCGAACCCTACAGTTATCTACTAGAATTTGAAGATTGCGACGAAAGCTAA
- the coaBC gene encoding bifunctional phosphopantothenoylcysteine decarboxylase/phosphopantothenate--cysteine ligase CoaBC: protein MASLTGRRVLIGLTGGIAAYKVCEVVSRLVQDGAEVRVILTSGAQAFVTPLTLATLSRHPAYTDESFWQSIHGRPLHIELGEWADVFAIAPLTANTLAKLSHGLADNLLTNVVLASTCPVLLAPAMNTDMWEQQTVQENWQRLQQNPRFHGISPGAGLLACDRIGMGRMAPSPRLVTHIESLLHTAGKQDLAGRHVLVSAGGTREYFDPVRFIGNPATGKMGIAVAQAAAHRGATVTLVHSCLNPEAISDLTEINSIPVTNAEEMSQQMQAHFPEADWVVMTAAVADVKPAQYYGQKLAKDKLPSALPLVPVKDIVAALAEQKQAHQRLIGFAAQTGDIVTPALEKLRRKKLDAIVANPIDLPNAGFGSNTNQAVFIDANGNQSSMNSCTKLQLAHYLLDWVEHLDPLLDD, encoded by the coding sequence ATGGCATCACTGACAGGACGACGGGTTCTTATTGGGTTAACAGGCGGGATTGCGGCTTATAAAGTCTGTGAAGTCGTCTCACGGCTGGTTCAGGATGGGGCAGAGGTTCGCGTCATCTTGACCTCAGGGGCGCAGGCCTTTGTCACTCCGTTAACCTTAGCGACCCTATCCCGTCACCCGGCTTACACCGATGAGAGCTTCTGGCAGTCGATTCATGGACGACCCTTACATATCGAGTTGGGGGAATGGGCCGATGTCTTCGCCATTGCCCCCCTCACCGCCAACACCCTGGCAAAACTCAGCCATGGGTTGGCCGACAATCTTTTAACCAATGTCGTTTTGGCATCAACCTGTCCGGTGTTACTGGCCCCCGCCATGAACACCGATATGTGGGAACAACAGACGGTTCAAGAGAATTGGCAACGCCTACAACAGAACCCCCGCTTCCATGGGATTTCACCGGGAGCGGGGCTTTTGGCCTGCGATCGCATTGGCATGGGCCGCATGGCCCCAAGTCCGCGCCTGGTCACCCACATCGAATCCCTCTTGCACACCGCTGGCAAACAGGATCTAGCCGGCCGTCACGTCCTTGTCAGTGCCGGAGGAACCCGTGAATACTTCGATCCCGTCCGGTTTATTGGCAACCCCGCCACGGGCAAAATGGGAATTGCCGTGGCCCAGGCGGCGGCCCATCGGGGGGCAACGGTGACCCTCGTCCACAGTTGCCTTAACCCCGAGGCCATCTCAGATCTGACGGAGATTAACAGTATCCCCGTCACCAATGCTGAGGAGATGTCTCAGCAGATGCAAGCGCATTTCCCCGAGGCGGACTGGGTGGTGATGACGGCAGCCGTGGCCGATGTCAAACCGGCTCAATACTATGGTCAAAAGTTAGCCAAAGATAAGCTGCCCTCGGCCCTTCCCCTCGTCCCAGTCAAGGATATCGTTGCCGCGCTAGCGGAGCAGAAACAGGCTCACCAACGGCTCATTGGCTTTGCGGCTCAAACGGGAGATATTGTCACCCCCGCCCTAGAGAAATTACGGCGCAAGAAATTAGATGCGATCGTGGCCAACCCCATCGATTTACCCAATGCCGGATTTGGCAGCAACACCAATCAAGCGGTCTTTATTGATGCCAACGGCAATCAGAGTTCCATGAACTCTTGCACCAAACTCCAACTAGCCCATTATCTTCTGGACTGGGTGGAACATTTAGACCCTCTCCTCGACGATTAA
- a CDS encoding response regulator — protein MKRRKILLVEDNLAHVRLIQEAFKESRLSHDMVAVRDGVEAMDYLHQQPPYEDANLPDVILLDLNLPRKDGREVLAELKSDPHLSRIPVLVLTTSNNEKDIQESYRLHANCYIQKSQNLQQLLAIVQTIQTFWLEVVTLPLDA, from the coding sequence ATGAAACGTCGAAAAATTTTGCTGGTTGAGGACAATCTAGCTCATGTGCGCTTGATTCAGGAAGCGTTCAAGGAGAGCCGGTTATCCCATGACATGGTTGCAGTCCGAGATGGGGTTGAAGCGATGGATTATCTCCATCAACAGCCTCCCTATGAGGATGCCAACCTGCCCGATGTAATTCTCCTAGATCTGAATTTACCGCGCAAGGATGGCCGGGAGGTCTTGGCGGAGTTAAAAAGCGATCCCCATTTGTCTCGGATTCCGGTTTTAGTATTGACGACCTCGAATAATGAAAAGGATATTCAGGAAAGTTATCGACTCCATGCCAACTGTTATATCCAGAAATCGCAAAATCTTCAGCAGTTGTTAGCGATCGTACAGACCATTCAGACGTTTTGGTTAGAGGTTGTCACCCTACCTCTCGATGCTTGA
- a CDS encoding ATP-binding protein, which translates to MRDSEAPIQYYDKIQPHGMVVVLSEGADGDRRILQVSANSEAFLGLTPDALLGKSLTEILDVQHCQTLNAALWDLDPTIPPRLSLTLAGNHQPETFQARVHENSDGLLILELEPQRQEATVSLTAFYQTVRSHIRHLQTTDNIQHLCQTAVESIYEFTGFDRVMAYEFNPQGHGCVVAEAKRENLPAYLGLHYPDADTRSCRHLFSCNYSRLIPDAQAADIPLIPACNPQTGQPLDLTYCELRGVVSCHQTYLENMGVRSTLVMSLFRQQQLWGLISCHHLTPKYLRESQREACTLLVQSMSLELSVKSQRTEYADRVACQRKLSSLLEAMSETQDWVTGALENEELFLGMVAASGAVIYRNGVCDSVGKTPSPLQILRLIPKIEAQIDDQVFTCDRLEEIDETASCYREVGSGMLAIAISPVLRHYILWFRPEYRQTVRWAGDPNHVIEKTLDHDGTIRLSPRGSFAEWCEQIQGQSLPWQEWETEAALSLRDAILKVVIRQADALAKLTQELERSNAELEKFAYVASHDLQEPLNLVSSYVQLLQMRYGDRLDQDAHEFIGFAVEGVTHMQRLIDDLLAYSRVGSRGEPFRPVSVNEVLERVQVNLQSRIEETHAIIESDDLPDVMADEIQLMQVFQNLIGNALKFHADSPVTIRICVERDHRMWRFCVKDNGIGLEPQFAERIFSIFQRLHTRDEYPGTGIGLAICKRIVERHGGKIWVESSLGDGSSFYFTVPVCQLGPVEDV; encoded by the coding sequence ATGAGAGATAGCGAAGCTCCGATCCAGTATTACGACAAGATTCAACCCCATGGCATGGTTGTGGTCTTGTCGGAGGGGGCTGATGGCGATCGCCGTATCCTGCAAGTGAGTGCCAACAGTGAGGCGTTTCTAGGTCTCACTCCCGACGCCTTGCTCGGAAAGTCCCTTACGGAGATCCTGGATGTCCAACATTGTCAGACTCTGAATGCAGCCCTCTGGGATCTCGATCCGACCATTCCACCGCGCTTGAGTCTAACCCTTGCGGGGAACCATCAGCCAGAAACCTTTCAGGCACGGGTCCATGAAAATTCTGATGGCTTACTCATTTTAGAATTGGAACCCCAGCGCCAGGAAGCAACGGTTTCCCTGACGGCCTTCTACCAAACCGTCCGCTCCCATATCCGTCACTTACAGACCACTGATAATATCCAGCATCTGTGTCAAACGGCGGTTGAGAGTATTTACGAGTTTACCGGCTTTGATCGGGTCATGGCCTATGAGTTTAATCCTCAGGGTCATGGATGCGTCGTGGCGGAAGCCAAACGAGAGAACCTTCCGGCGTATTTAGGTCTTCATTATCCCGATGCCGATACGCGTTCGTGTCGTCATTTGTTTAGCTGCAACTACAGCCGCCTGATTCCCGATGCGCAAGCGGCGGATATTCCCCTGATTCCGGCTTGTAACCCTCAGACGGGTCAGCCCCTCGATTTAACCTATTGTGAATTACGGGGCGTGGTTTCGTGTCACCAAACCTATTTAGAAAATATGGGGGTGCGCTCGACTCTAGTGATGTCCCTGTTCCGACAACAGCAGCTTTGGGGGCTGATTTCCTGTCATCACCTCACGCCTAAATATCTACGGGAATCCCAACGGGAGGCTTGCACCCTGTTGGTTCAGTCAATGTCCTTGGAACTCTCGGTGAAGAGTCAGCGGACAGAATATGCCGATCGCGTGGCCTGTCAGCGTAAGTTGTCCTCGTTGCTTGAGGCGATGTCTGAAACGCAAGACTGGGTCACCGGGGCGTTAGAGAATGAGGAGTTGTTTCTGGGGATGGTGGCGGCGTCAGGGGCTGTAATTTACCGGAATGGGGTCTGTGATAGCGTCGGCAAAACTCCGTCCCCATTACAGATTTTGCGGCTGATCCCCAAGATTGAAGCCCAGATAGATGATCAAGTCTTTACCTGCGATCGCCTTGAGGAGATTGATGAAACGGCCTCTTGTTATCGTGAGGTGGGCAGTGGGATGCTGGCGATCGCCATCTCGCCGGTGCTACGACATTATATTCTCTGGTTTCGCCCGGAATATCGCCAAACGGTGCGCTGGGCCGGAGATCCTAACCATGTGATTGAGAAAACCCTAGACCACGATGGCACCATTCGCTTATCCCCCCGAGGCTCCTTTGCAGAATGGTGTGAGCAGATTCAAGGCCAATCCCTCCCTTGGCAAGAGTGGGAGACAGAGGCGGCCCTGTCGTTGCGGGATGCCATTTTGAAGGTGGTCATTCGTCAGGCGGATGCGTTGGCGAAGTTAACTCAGGAGTTGGAACGCTCCAATGCTGAGTTAGAGAAGTTTGCCTATGTGGCCTCCCATGATTTGCAAGAACCTCTGAATCTGGTCTCAAGTTACGTACAACTGCTGCAAATGCGGTATGGCGATCGCCTTGATCAAGATGCTCATGAGTTTATTGGCTTTGCGGTAGAGGGAGTCACCCACATGCAGCGTCTGATTGATGATCTCTTGGCCTATTCTCGGGTAGGATCTCGGGGCGAGCCATTTCGTCCGGTCTCTGTCAATGAGGTCTTAGAACGAGTTCAGGTGAATTTACAGAGTCGTATTGAGGAAACTCATGCCATTATTGAATCAGACGACTTGCCCGATGTGATGGCAGATGAGATTCAGTTAATGCAGGTGTTTCAGAACTTGATTGGTAATGCCCTCAAGTTTCATGCGGACAGCCCAGTGACGATTCGCATTTGTGTTGAGCGGGATCATCGGATGTGGCGTTTTTGCGTTAAGGATAATGGCATTGGCCTAGAACCCCAGTTTGCAGAACGCATTTTCTCGATTTTCCAACGGTTACACACCCGCGATGAATATCCGGGCACCGGCATTGGTTTGGCAATTTGTAAACGAATTGTGGAACGTCATGGTGGCAAAATTTGGGTGGAATCCTCGTTGGGGGACGGCTCCAGCTTTTATTTTACCGTCCCAGTCTGTCAACTCGGGCCGGTTGAAGATGTCTGA
- a CDS encoding alpha/beta hydrolase gives MDVLKLEPQAGVEASAALVLLHGWGANARDLASLQLMLDLPNYVYFCLDAPLPHPLVPGGKMWYDLDSEAYHGLDQSRAELATWLDGFEEETGISLARTILVGFSQGGAMTLDVGFRYPFAGLVAMSGYLHGPPDFQSNLPPVLLLHGRFDRVVPLQAAQRTRETLLAAGATVDYHEYDMAHEICPLEVAQLREFIVAAVSP, from the coding sequence ATGGATGTTCTGAAACTTGAACCACAAGCTGGAGTCGAGGCCAGTGCAGCTCTTGTCCTGCTTCATGGCTGGGGTGCGAATGCCCGTGATCTCGCATCATTGCAGTTGATGTTAGATTTACCGAATTATGTCTATTTTTGTCTCGATGCGCCACTGCCCCATCCCCTAGTTCCAGGAGGGAAAATGTGGTACGACCTCGACAGTGAGGCTTATCACGGCCTCGACCAAAGTCGGGCTGAGTTAGCCACCTGGCTTGACGGCTTTGAAGAGGAAACGGGGATTTCTCTAGCGCGAACAATCTTGGTGGGATTTTCCCAAGGGGGAGCGATGACCTTGGATGTGGGATTTCGTTACCCCTTTGCGGGGTTAGTGGCCATGAGTGGTTATCTCCATGGCCCCCCAGATTTTCAGAGCAACCTTCCGCCGGTTTTGCTGCTCCATGGCCGTTTTGACCGGGTTGTTCCCCTTCAGGCGGCGCAACGTACCCGGGAGACGCTGTTAGCCGCTGGGGCAACCGTTGACTATCACGAATATGATATGGCTCATGAAATTTGCCCGCTGGAGGTGGCCCAACTGCGAGAGTTCATCGTGGCAGCGGTGTCGCCCTAA
- a CDS encoding M23 family metallopeptidase codes for MPGFDSLADTAGEESQQGESASNPSSLDRPLTPSNTATESPSSDPLSSNPNPAQTNLSGQSKSVDSTIDSFPDDAKSPLNLIARSAQRPIEGLAASLPANLAKPVDRNWRIGGYRVSDTYLPCQQPDGSDCRTQHPVTGYQDVAHWGVDLAMPYGAPLYAVGKEGSEVKVSCYYDGGKGLVAQLSSSSFPTYEFEAFHLSDCLPGTHKAGSLFAAVGNSGISNGPHLHWEAYWYGQRVNPPRWSLEFVVTGKIQVSQSNKYIY; via the coding sequence TTGCCAGGATTTGATTCCCTGGCTGACACCGCCGGGGAGGAGTCCCAGCAGGGGGAATCAGCCTCAAATCCCTCTTCCCTAGATCGCCCCCTAACTCCCAGCAACACCGCTACTGAGTCCCCCTCATCAGACCCCCTCTCATCAAACCCTAACCCAGCTCAGACAAACCTCTCGGGTCAATCCAAGTCAGTAGACTCCACCATTGACTCGTTTCCCGACGATGCCAAATCTCCTCTCAATCTCATTGCTCGCAGTGCTCAGCGACCCATTGAAGGATTGGCGGCCAGTTTACCGGCCAACTTAGCAAAACCCGTCGATCGCAATTGGCGGATTGGCGGCTATCGCGTCAGTGATACCTATCTTCCCTGTCAACAACCCGATGGTTCTGACTGTCGGACTCAACATCCTGTCACCGGTTATCAGGATGTTGCCCATTGGGGCGTTGATTTAGCCATGCCCTATGGTGCGCCCCTATATGCTGTGGGTAAAGAGGGGAGCGAGGTGAAAGTGTCGTGTTATTACGACGGTGGCAAGGGACTGGTGGCCCAACTCAGCAGTAGCAGTTTTCCCACCTATGAGTTTGAGGCCTTCCATCTCAGTGATTGTCTTCCCGGAACTCACAAGGCTGGTTCTCTGTTTGCGGCGGTGGGCAACAGTGGCATTTCCAATGGTCCCCATCTCCATTGGGAAGCCTATTGGTATGGACAGCGGGTGAATCCTCCCCGGTGGTCTCTGGAATTTGTGGTCACCGGCAAAATTCAAGTGAGTCAGTCTAATAAATACATTTATTAG
- a CDS encoding efflux RND transporter permease subunit, with protein MSNQPISLSTLAIRRHIGTLIITIAVMVLGWFVVSRMAVDLLPSITYPRIGLRADAPGIVPEVAVNDITRPLEEALTATEGVVQLFSRTREGRISIDLFFRPGNNIDQALNDATAALNRARDRLPDGIDAPRLFKFDPSQLPVYEMALTSSSLRAVDLRIFADEELARELVRVPGVANVDISGGVQEEVRLNLDLDRLQALGLNVSNISNALRERNQDTAGGLIRGGTSELLTRVAGRFNTVQEIRRISISSTGNGDGNANRNFYVEDVAQVIDGTEEQRVFVTLNGQPAVKVSIQKQPDANTIEVVEGVVRRIQELRDSAVIPEDMQIETTLDESRFIRSSIQNVITAGLSGAGLAAIAVLLFLGSLRQTLIVVLAIPLATLTAMILMGLFGLSLNVFSLGGLALGVGIVVDNAIVMLENIAKGVETTDPHTPVEDAGNGHSNGYDLSHLSPKQQFARRVRLQAETSARELESALLASTSTNLVAVLPFLMLGGFISLLFNELILTISFAVAASMAIALTVVPAMAARLLGIPRSLHLNRFPPIWLFGRFVRLLTAGYRQILSGVLRMRLLTIALAILVLGGGSLWMAGRLPQEILPRINTGQARLVAQFPPGTTVSENRRVMAAIDEMLLSQPDTQYAFSTAGGFLFGTSTSANSLRGSSTISLAPGTNVGAYVGRVNQQITENIPLVDTSIRMRPESVRGLILSNSPTRDDIDVMLQGTNPQVLEEAGRMVLAALEDQATLATYQPDAEEPQPEVQIRPDWERAASLGLSAQDIGETIQTALEGSVITQIQRDDRLINVRMQLPTGTIERPSRLRSIPLFTSGNQLIRLGDITEIGRDVAPGEIQRINQRQIFLIEGSLTDGANLSDALDEVDGILAGLDLPEGVTRVPSSAAETNEQLRQSLVILGSLATFMVFVVMAVQYNSLIDPLAIILTVPLALAGGILGLYITETAVGATAIVGAVLLVGIVVNNAILLVELANQIREKQGLSHYEAMLEAAPQRLRPILMTTVTTVLGLFPLALGVGEGSEFLQPLGIVVFSGLSLATFLTLFIVPCFYTLLHRSNRPRKPRLPSSGWERSPMEEPVGTLK; from the coding sequence ATGTCTAACCAGCCAATCAGTCTCAGTACCCTAGCCATCCGGCGCCATATTGGCACTTTAATCATTACCATCGCGGTCATGGTGTTAGGTTGGTTTGTCGTCAGTCGGATGGCCGTTGATTTATTACCCAGCATCACCTATCCCCGCATCGGCTTACGGGCCGATGCCCCCGGAATTGTCCCAGAAGTTGCAGTCAACGATATCACCCGTCCCCTCGAAGAAGCCCTAACCGCCACCGAGGGAGTCGTACAACTCTTTTCCCGAACCCGAGAAGGTCGCATTAGCATCGACCTATTTTTTCGGCCCGGCAATAACATTGACCAGGCCCTCAACGATGCCACCGCCGCCCTCAACCGGGCCCGCGATCGCCTCCCTGATGGCATTGACGCCCCACGACTCTTTAAATTCGATCCCTCCCAACTCCCCGTCTACGAAATGGCCTTGACCTCCAGCTCTCTGCGAGCAGTGGACTTGCGCATCTTTGCCGATGAAGAGTTAGCGCGAGAACTGGTGCGCGTCCCTGGTGTTGCCAATGTAGATATCTCCGGAGGCGTTCAGGAAGAAGTACGCCTCAATCTAGATCTTGACCGGCTGCAAGCCCTAGGACTCAATGTTTCCAACATCTCCAACGCCCTACGGGAACGCAACCAAGACACCGCCGGGGGACTCATCCGAGGGGGAACCTCAGAATTGCTAACCCGGGTAGCCGGACGCTTTAACACCGTCCAGGAAATTCGCCGTATTTCCATTAGTTCCACCGGTAACGGAGACGGCAATGCCAATCGCAACTTCTACGTCGAAGACGTGGCCCAAGTCATTGATGGCACAGAAGAACAGCGAGTGTTCGTGACCCTCAACGGCCAACCCGCCGTCAAAGTCAGTATTCAGAAACAGCCCGACGCCAACACCATCGAAGTGGTCGAAGGGGTTGTGCGACGCATTCAAGAATTGCGGGACTCCGCCGTCATTCCTGAGGATATGCAAATCGAAACCACCCTCGATGAATCCCGCTTTATCCGCAGTTCCATTCAAAACGTGATTACGGCAGGATTATCCGGGGCCGGCCTAGCGGCGATCGCCGTTTTGCTGTTTCTTGGGTCCCTACGCCAAACCCTGATTGTGGTTCTGGCGATTCCCCTCGCCACCCTAACGGCCATGATTCTCATGGGCCTGTTCGGACTTTCCCTAAATGTCTTTAGCCTAGGGGGATTAGCCCTCGGGGTTGGGATTGTGGTGGACAACGCCATTGTCATGCTGGAGAACATCGCCAAAGGGGTCGAAACCACAGACCCCCATACTCCCGTCGAGGATGCTGGCAATGGTCACAGCAACGGGTATGACCTGTCTCACCTCTCCCCAAAACAGCAGTTTGCCCGACGAGTTCGCCTCCAGGCGGAAACTTCTGCCCGTGAGTTGGAATCGGCCCTGCTGGCCTCCACCAGTACCAACCTCGTGGCCGTGCTTCCCTTTTTGATGTTGGGGGGGTTTATTTCCCTCCTCTTCAATGAGCTGATTTTAACCATCAGTTTTGCCGTGGCCGCCTCAATGGCGATCGCCCTAACCGTAGTTCCCGCCATGGCAGCCCGGCTGTTGGGGATTCCTCGCTCCTTACACCTCAATCGCTTTCCCCCCATTTGGCTCTTTGGGCGCTTTGTTCGTCTATTAACCGCGGGCTACCGACAGATTCTCTCTGGAGTGCTACGGATGCGCCTGCTAACTATTGCCCTGGCCATCCTGGTTCTCGGAGGGGGCAGTCTCTGGATGGCGGGGAGACTTCCTCAAGAAATTTTGCCGCGAATTAACACCGGCCAAGCGCGACTGGTGGCCCAATTCCCCCCAGGGACAACGGTCTCCGAGAACCGGCGCGTCATGGCAGCCATTGATGAGATGCTGCTCTCGCAACCGGACACCCAATACGCCTTTAGTACCGCTGGAGGGTTTCTCTTTGGAACCTCCACCAGTGCCAACTCCCTACGGGGGTCGAGTACCATTTCCCTGGCTCCAGGAACCAATGTTGGTGCCTATGTGGGACGAGTGAATCAGCAAATCACTGAGAACATTCCCCTGGTGGACACCTCAATTCGGATGCGTCCTGAATCGGTGCGGGGACTGATCTTAAGTAACTCCCCCACTCGTGATGATATTGACGTGATGTTGCAAGGTACGAACCCCCAGGTGTTGGAAGAAGCCGGACGCATGGTGTTAGCGGCCCTGGAAGACCAAGCGACCCTGGCCACCTACCAACCGGATGCCGAGGAACCCCAACCAGAGGTTCAAATCCGTCCCGATTGGGAACGGGCCGCTAGTCTCGGTCTCTCAGCTCAAGACATTGGGGAGACCATTCAAACGGCATTAGAGGGATCGGTCATTACTCAAATCCAACGGGATGACCGCCTCATCAATGTGCGGATGCAGTTACCCACCGGAACCATCGAGCGTCCAAGTCGTTTACGCTCAATTCCCCTGTTTACCTCGGGCAATCAACTGATCCGCTTAGGGGACATTACCGAGATTGGTCGGGACGTTGCCCCTGGAGAAATTCAGCGCATTAACCAACGTCAGATTTTCCTGATTGAAGGAAGTCTCACCGACGGAGCGAATCTCAGTGATGCCCTCGATGAAGTCGATGGGATTTTAGCCGGTCTTGACTTGCCTGAGGGGGTGACACGAGTTCCCAGTTCAGCCGCAGAAACCAATGAGCAATTGCGCCAGTCCTTAGTGATTTTGGGCAGTTTGGCCACATTTATGGTGTTTGTGGTCATGGCAGTTCAGTACAACTCCTTAATTGACCCCCTGGCCATTATTTTGACGGTTCCTCTCGCCCTCGCCGGTGGTATTTTAGGTTTGTATATCACAGAGACAGCCGTGGGAGCGACGGCCATTGTCGGGGCGGTGTTATTAGTGGGGATTGTGGTCAACAATGCCATTTTGCTTGTGGAGTTAGCCAACCAAATCCGCGAGAAACAGGGGCTGAGCCACTATGAGGCGATGTTAGAAGCTGCCCCCCAACGACTGCGACCGATTTTGATGACGACGGTCACAACGGTGTTAGGCTTATTCCCCTTGGCGTTAGGGGTTGGGGAAGGGTCAGAATTTCTACAACCGTTAGGCATTGTGGTCTTTTCTGGCTTGTCCTTGGCAACCTTTTTAACTCTCTTTATTGTCCCCTGTTTCTATACGCTGCTCCATCGCTCGAATCGCCCCCGCAAACCCCGTTTACCCAGTTCCGGTTGGGAGCGCTCTCCTATGGAAGAACCGGTTGGTACGCTTAAGTGA
- a CDS encoding sulfite exporter TauE/SafE family protein, with the protein MNLDYWFIFPIAVMIATIAMASGVEGATFFTPLFIIVLGLPTDVAVGTGLITEVFGFSSGLYAYVHRGLIDYKLGQTLLWVTIPVVVLGTWLAKVIPDDILKGILAVGLLAIAASFLRPPTSPHTTKQALDSLPQTGLTSRQGQTFYYRIGNYGEGRLLASIGALFLGMVSTGLGQLNGYFLLQRCRVPSPVAVATSVFVVAITAAIASVGHVLQFIQAGDEVINQVLSLVLFTIPGVLIGAQLGAIVASRLPQSRLERSMGVLFVLVGVILFGEILVQYRT; encoded by the coding sequence ATGAATCTCGACTATTGGTTTATATTTCCCATCGCCGTCATGATCGCCACAATCGCCATGGCTTCGGGAGTTGAGGGGGCGACGTTCTTCACCCCCCTATTTATCATTGTTTTGGGGCTACCCACAGATGTCGCCGTGGGAACGGGACTGATTACGGAAGTATTTGGCTTCTCCAGTGGCCTGTACGCCTATGTCCATCGGGGCTTGATTGACTATAAACTCGGTCAAACCTTGCTTTGGGTGACCATTCCCGTGGTTGTGTTGGGGACTTGGCTGGCAAAGGTGATTCCCGATGATATCCTCAAGGGCATTTTAGCGGTGGGTCTGTTGGCGATCGCCGCTAGTTTTTTGCGCCCTCCCACATCTCCACACACCACTAAGCAGGCGTTGGATTCTCTACCTCAGACGGGTCTAACCTCCCGCCAGGGTCAGACCTTTTATTACCGAATTGGCAATTATGGGGAAGGACGGCTGCTGGCCAGTATCGGTGCCTTATTCCTGGGGATGGTGTCCACGGGACTAGGGCAACTGAACGGCTATTTCTTGCTCCAACGCTGTCGCGTTCCTAGTCCCGTGGCGGTGGCCACTAGCGTGTTTGTTGTGGCCATTACGGCGGCGATCGCCTCTGTGGGCCATGTGCTCCAGTTTATCCAAGCGGGAGATGAGGTCATCAACCAGGTGTTGAGTTTGGTGTTGTTCACGATCCCCGGTGTCTTAATCGGGGCCCAACTGGGGGCGATCGTTGCCAGTCGCCTGCCTCAGTCCCGCCTGGAACGGAGCATGGGAGTCCTCTTTGTCTTGGTCGGGGTCATCCTCTTCGGGGAAATTCTTGTCCAATACAGGACCTAG